From the genome of Acidobacteriota bacterium, one region includes:
- a CDS encoding glycosyl hydrolase: protein MSRAAKHSLDLPLERALRWRNIGPFAGGRVTAVAGVVTKPLRFLCGAAGGGVWKTEDAGLTWENLSDGYFKTGSVGALAVAESNPDVVYAGLGEAQIRGAATSHGDGVYRSNDGGGSWQSLGLEKTRQISRVRIDPQDPDRVYVAAQGSPWTPNPERGIYRSCDGGQSWDQVLFVDKQSGASDLCMDPSNPRTLYAAVWDHQRLPWKIRSGGEGSGIHKTEDGGDSWQQLSRGLPELMGKIGIAVSPARPQRVWAVIEAEEGGLYRSEDAGRSWRRVNEERLPMGRAWYFTKVVADPRDADTVYVLHDPLLKSADGGRSFSHVATPHTDHHDLWISPQHPDRMVLGNDGGSCVSLNGGKTWSTQDNQPTGQFYRVIADERFPYHLYGAQQDRTTVAIASHGKEGGIGRKDWYTVGGCENAQIALDPGDPSRVYASCCSGIVTEYERETQRVRNIMAYPRLALGSHPRDLEYRFNWNVPIIVSRHDPRVLYHAANLVFRSRDRGLTWQEISPDLTRCEVEKQGPGGGPITDEAAGAETYNTITCLAESPFEASTLWAGTDDGLVHLTRDAGTTWRNVTPPRLGEALVNSIEASPHDPATAYLAVNRHKFGDFTPLVFVTEDFGAHWECRSGGISEEAFVRAVREDPACRGLLYAGTETGTYFSLDGGRDWRSLQLNLPAVPVTDLTVAAGDLVASTEGRGFWILDDLTPLQEIKRQPALGQTFLCKPRRCYRVQFGERPETVEMLGENPPEGATLHYYLSPDAAAHLASEHNHEIQLEILDEEGKAVRSLSGRCHNDSRSREQFPLPVKAGMNRFIWDLRCQEIKPPSSLFPLPVRKSYRVGPGTYQVRLTVGRWKAAQSLEVADDPRRGLTRKDFEQQQSLLADIWEHLGAVYSAAAAMEDLSRQAQAAAKEHSEKAEVVQAAAPLLEKIRQWEEEVIQKRQKDLQDFVRFPHRLDAQLLFLMIAVDSSGPPVGGGALKRFADLKAEWSLCQAQALEISRTDVPAFNAIAKKMQARELNACNF, encoded by the coding sequence AGAAGCGCAGATCCGAGGGGCCGCCACCTCCCACGGAGACGGGGTCTACCGATCCAACGACGGAGGCGGCAGTTGGCAAAGCCTGGGACTGGAAAAGACGCGCCAGATATCCAGGGTCCGGATCGATCCTCAAGACCCCGACCGGGTCTACGTGGCCGCTCAGGGAAGCCCCTGGACACCCAACCCCGAACGGGGAATCTACCGTTCCTGCGACGGCGGCCAGTCCTGGGACCAAGTCCTTTTCGTCGACAAGCAGAGCGGGGCCAGCGATCTGTGCATGGACCCCTCCAATCCCCGCACGCTCTACGCGGCTGTGTGGGATCATCAGCGGCTGCCTTGGAAGATACGAAGCGGCGGTGAGGGCAGCGGCATCCACAAGACAGAGGACGGGGGCGATTCCTGGCAGCAGCTAAGCCGAGGGCTGCCTGAATTGATGGGAAAGATCGGCATCGCTGTTTCCCCCGCCCGCCCGCAGCGAGTGTGGGCGGTGATCGAGGCCGAAGAGGGGGGGCTCTACCGCTCCGAGGACGCCGGCCGGAGCTGGAGACGCGTCAATGAGGAACGCCTTCCCATGGGCCGCGCCTGGTACTTCACCAAGGTGGTCGCGGACCCCCGCGATGCCGACACGGTCTATGTCCTCCACGATCCGCTCCTCAAGTCGGCGGACGGAGGCAGGAGCTTCAGCCACGTCGCCACTCCCCACACCGACCACCACGACCTGTGGATTTCCCCCCAGCACCCCGACCGCATGGTCCTCGGCAACGACGGCGGTTCCTGCGTCAGCCTCAACGGCGGCAAGACCTGGTCGACCCAGGACAACCAACCCACCGGACAGTTCTACCGGGTGATTGCGGATGAACGCTTTCCCTACCATCTCTACGGCGCTCAACAAGACCGCACGACCGTGGCCATCGCCAGCCATGGCAAAGAAGGCGGAATCGGGCGCAAGGACTGGTATACGGTAGGAGGCTGCGAAAACGCCCAGATCGCCCTCGACCCCGGCGACCCGTCCCGAGTCTACGCAAGCTGTTGCAGCGGAATCGTCACCGAATACGAGCGTGAAACCCAGCGCGTCCGCAACATCATGGCCTATCCCCGCCTGGCGCTGGGCTCCCATCCCCGCGACCTGGAATACCGCTTCAACTGGAACGTCCCCATCATCGTTTCCCGCCACGACCCGAGAGTCCTCTACCATGCCGCCAACCTGGTCTTCCGCTCCCGCGACCGCGGGCTGACCTGGCAGGAGATCTCGCCCGACCTGACCCGCTGCGAAGTTGAAAAACAAGGACCCGGTGGAGGCCCCATCACCGATGAAGCCGCCGGGGCGGAGACCTACAACACCATCACCTGCCTGGCCGAATCGCCCTTCGAGGCATCCACCCTGTGGGCGGGGACGGATGACGGACTCGTCCACTTGACCCGCGACGCGGGGACCACCTGGCGAAACGTCACCCCGCCCCGACTCGGCGAAGCGCTCGTCAATTCGATCGAGGCCTCGCCCCACGACCCCGCCACAGCCTACCTGGCCGTCAACCGCCACAAGTTCGGCGACTTCACGCCCCTGGTCTTCGTGACAGAGGATTTCGGCGCCCACTGGGAGTGCCGCTCAGGGGGGATTTCAGAGGAGGCCTTCGTGCGGGCCGTTCGCGAGGACCCCGCCTGCCGGGGACTCCTCTACGCCGGCACCGAGACGGGTACCTACTTCTCGCTGGACGGCGGCCGCGACTGGCGGTCCCTGCAGCTCAACCTTCCTGCCGTCCCCGTCACCGACCTGACGGTTGCCGCCGGCGATCTGGTGGCGTCGACCGAGGGCCGGGGCTTTTGGATCCTCGACGACTTGACTCCGCTGCAGGAGATCAAGAGACAACCCGCTTTGGGCCAGACCTTCCTGTGCAAGCCGAGGCGCTGCTACCGCGTCCAGTTCGGAGAGAGACCCGAGACGGTCGAGATGCTGGGAGAGAATCCCCCCGAGGGCGCCACGCTGCACTATTACCTTTCCCCTGACGCCGCGGCCCATCTCGCCTCTGAGCACAATCACGAGATCCAGCTGGAGATCCTCGACGAGGAGGGTAAGGCTGTCCGCAGTCTGTCAGGGCGCTGTCACAACGACAGCCGGTCGAGAGAGCAGTTCCCGCTGCCGGTCAAAGCGGGTATGAACCGCTTCATCTGGGATCTGCGTTGCCAAGAGATCAAACCTCCTTCCAGTCTCTTTCCTCTCCCGGTACGCAAGTCCTATCGGGTGGGGCCCGGCACTTACCAGGTGCGGCTAACAGTCGGTCGGTGGAAGGCCGCCCAGTCCCTGGAGGTAGCGGACGATCCGCGCAGGGGCTTGACGCGGAAGGACTTTGAGCAGCAGCAAAGCCTGCTTGCCGACATTTGGGAACACCTGGGCGCCGTCTACTCGGCAGCGGCTGCTATGGAGGATCTGAGTCGACAAGCGCAGGCTGCGGCAAAGGAGCACTCCGAAAAAGCCGAGGTCGTCCAGGCCGCTGCGCCGCTGCTGGAAAAGATCAGGCAATGGGAAGAGGAAGTGATACAGAAGCGGCAGAAGGACTTGCAGGACTTCGTGAGGTTCCCACACCGCCTCGACGCCCAGTTGTTGTTTCTCATGATCGCCGTCGATTCTTCGGGGCCGCCGGTAGGCGGCGGAGCCCTGAAACGCTTTGCAGATTTGAAAGCAGAATGGTCGCTATGCCAAGCCCAAGCCCTTGAAATCTCCCGAACAGATGTTCCCGCTTTCAATGCTATAGCCAAAAAGATGCAAGCTCGCGAATTAAATGCTTGCAATTTCTAG